From Rutidosis leptorrhynchoides isolate AG116_Rl617_1_P2 chromosome 3, CSIRO_AGI_Rlap_v1, whole genome shotgun sequence, a single genomic window includes:
- the LOC139902417 gene encoding uncharacterized protein has product MAYIRRQGFENDSSSFEEFVIPANPNSRSMNLVDDSLLKSSASDTSSLAAKAIRASSSSANRDSALSSAYDQPSDSSTDVNAYSLRSSNSGTNKDDSVKDDYISIKNLEKRNRGFWGVLARKARSIIEDDDDVIQQYETPEKRRQQMYESEKRGQLSCLFDPFEIEHNPPTHSILAGCQLPESLQKSDNRGFQKGLGAIASSLNYIGGTIGNALEEGKTIVENRTADIIHETRKLHMKTKSASSDVENAKQLQQTHTQTQAQHQTQTDVAIQLKASRDVSMAMAAKAKVLLRELKTVKADLAFAKERCAQLEDENRVLREGGGKGGNPEDDDDDDDDDLIRLQLESLLAEKARLAQENSVYSRENRFLREIVEYHQLTMQDVVYFNEISEEVSQNPLFIKNLQSASLSRDAVRKMGYISNLQSASLRGTLIAKY; this is encoded by the exons ATGGCGTACATAAGACGTCAAGGTTTTGAAAATGATTCGTCATCATTTGAAGAATTTGTAATCCCAGCTAACCCTAATTCTAGGTCGATGAATTTGGTGGATGATAGCTTGTTGAAATCTTCAGCTTCGGATACATCGTCACTGGCTGCTAAAGCCATCAGAGCGTCGTCGTCATCGGCTAATCGTGATTCTGCTCTCTCGTCGGCGTACGATCAACCGTCTGATTCATCTACAGATGTTAACGCATATTCACTTCGTTCTTCGAATTCAGGTACAAATAAA GATGATTCTGTGAAAGATGATTACATATCGATAAAGAATTTGGAAAAACGCAATCGTGGATTTTGGGGTGTTCTGGCTAGAAAAGCCCGGTCCATCATcgaggatgatgatgatgtcatcCAGCAATACGAAACGCCCGAAAAGAGGAGGCAGCAAATGTATGAGTCAGAGAAAAGGGGTCAG CTAAGCTGTTTATTTGACCCGTTTGAGATAGAACACAACCCACCGACCCATTC TATACTAGCAGGTTGTCAGTTGCCTGAGAGTCTTCAAAAGTCAGACAATCGTGGATTTCAAAAGGGTTTAGGAGCGATTGCATCATCTCTTAATTACATCGGTGGTACAATTGGTAATGCTCTTGAG GAGGGCAAGACAATAGTAGAAAATAGAACTGCAGACATAATTCACGAAACACGCAAACTACATATGAAGACAAAGAGTGCATCTTCAGATGTTGAAAATGCTAAGCAGTTACAGCAGACGCACACTCAAACTCAAGCTCAACATCAGACTCAAACCGATGTAGCAATTCAACTAAAGGCATCTCGAGAC GTATCAATGGCAATGGCTGCTAAGGCAAAGGTTCTACTTCGGGAGCTGAAAACTGTCAAGGCTGATCTTGCTTTTGCAAAGGAGCGATGCGCTCAATTAGAAGACGAAAACAGAGTACTTCGTGAGGGAGGTGGAAAAGGCGGCAAccctgaagatgatgatgatgatgatgatgatgatttg ATACGGCTCCAGCTGGAATCACTTTTAGCAGAGAAAGCTCGTTTAGCTCAGGAGAATTCAGTTTATTCTAGGGAAAATCGGTTTCTAAGAGAAATCGTTGAATACCATCAACTAACAATGCAGGATGTTGTTTACTTTAACGAAATTAGTGAAGAGGTCAGTCAA AATCCTTTGTTTATCAAAAATTTGCAATCAGCGTCCCTTTCGAGGGATGCTGTTAGAAAAATGGGGTATATTTCAAATTTGCAATCAGCGTCTCTCCGAGGGACATTGATTGCAAAATATTGA